The window CGAAGCTCGGACCCGAATCGCGGCACCAGCTGTCGTCCACCGCCAGCTCGATCAGCTCGACACCCTCCCCGCACAGCTCGCGGGCCCGGAACACCGCCGAAGGATCGACCACCATCTTCACCGGCTCGAAGCGGGCGATGGCGTTGGCCACCCGGGCGAAGTCGACCTGCACCTCGGCCAGGGTCACGCCCCAGCCAGACTCCCACAGCGACTGATTGTGCGGCCAGACCATCCAGGTGGCGGCGTGCGGGGCCCATTCGGCGGGCATGAACCAAGCGTTTGGAGCGACTGCGTTCTGTTGCATACAAGTGCCTTTCAGTTAAGTCTTTGTTATCACTGAAAACCGCAGATGCGGTGATGGCTTGCATGCTAGGCCTGTAAAAACGTCGTAACAAACGATAGATTTTGCACAATCCTGATTAGCTGGGCTTATCAATCATGCTCAAACACTGGCCTCCCCTGAACGCCCTGCGCGGCTTCGAAGCCGCAGCCCGCCTGGGCAGCTTCCACAAGGCTGCCGAAGAGTTGCACCTGACCCAGTCGGCCATCAGTCAGCAGATCCGCAGCCTGGAAAGCTTCCTCGAACAGCCATTGTTCTTCCGCAACGGCCGCAGCGTGGCGCTGACCGATGCCGGCTTCGACCTGCTCAGCACCACCCAGGCGCTGCTGCAGCAGTTGGCCGTGGGTATCCGCCGCCTGGAGCAGTACCGCAAGCCCAACCAGTTGGTGGTCAACACCACCCCAGCCTTTGCCCGCCACTGGCTGGTGCCGCACCTGGCGGACTTCCACCAGCGCCACCCGCAGATCGACCTCTGGTTGCTGACCACCGACGAGACGCCGGACATGGCCACCCAGACCATCGACATCGCCGTGCGCGACGACCTCAGCGCCCAGGCCGAATGCAGCTTTCGCGTGCTGCTGGAAGATCGCCTGTACCCCGCTTGCCATCCCGGCCTGCTGGAACTGGCAGCGGATGCACGGACCACCCTGCATGGCGAGCGCGAGATGGACTGGAGCCACTGGCAGGTGCAGGGCGGCGCCGATGTCGGCCAGCACAGCCAGGGGCTGAACTTTTCCGATCCCGGCCTGCTGCTGGATGCCGCCAGCCAAGGGCTGGGGATAGCCCTGGTCAGCCAGCTGCTGGCCGGCCGCGCGCGGGATCAGGGTCTGCTGGTGCCGCTGGCGGAGCAGACGGTGCGCGGTCCGAACTGGACCTGGCTGGTGCACCGCGATAGCCAGGGCGACCCGCTCACCCGCAGTTTCTGCGACTGGCTGGTCGGGGCCCTTGAGGAAGATTCAAAGGGGGTCGAGCCGCCGCTGGGACAGGGCTACTGAATCCGTTTGATTCGTGAACGGTGCTATGGCCGCCGTGGTTCGAAAGCTGCAAGTCCGAAGCGTCCGCTTCGGCCAGAAGCGGACGCTCGCTTCTTACTGAAAACCTCTCCCCTGATGAGAAGAGGCTTCAGGAGGCTCCCTTCAGTTTTGGTACTCACTGAATTTCGCAGAGTTGGGCTCAAGGGGAAGGGCCAATCCATTAGCGATGTACGAAACAGTGCGATAGAAACCCGCGAGCATCATGACTTCCAAGATCTGGTTATTGTCGAAATGCTCGCTGATCCTTGCGAACTCTTCGTCGCTCAGCGCCGCTCGCTCATGCAGGGCATCGATTGTCTCAAGCAGCGCGGCCTCATCATCTCTCCACTGCCCCGAGCGCAAAGGTACTTCCAGGGTTCCGGTGACCTCATCCCTTGTGAGCCCAGCAGCTTGGCCAAAAGCCCATACGTGCACCCCCCACTCGTACTCACATCCTGTCCGCGCGCAAATCCTGTTAATGGCCAGCTCCCGTTGACGAAGAGTCAGCAGTGTTCCCTCAAGCAGCGATCCGCCCCTGAATTTACGCCACGCGCGGTCACTACTTGCGATAGTTGTGAACAGCAGTAGTGGTGGGACGCCAGTCCCCATGATCTTGTCAAAAACGGCTTGGACTTCATCCGGATAGGGTTGATTAAGTGGGTTGATTCTCGCCATGGTATCCTCCGCTATTGAAAGTGTAGCGATCTCTTTATGCTACAAAATCAGTAGCACTGCAAGGCGGATAGAGATGACTGATGACGAACAACATTTTTCGTCAAAGATGGAGGGGCGCCGCCCGATCATGGCGCTTCTGGAACTGCTTGGACAAAAGTGGGCGCTGCGGATTCTCTGGGAGCTTCGAGATGGCGCGCTGAGTTCACGAGCATTACGTACCGCCGCAGGAAATATTTCACCCACAGTACTGCAAGCAAGGGTCAACGACCTGCGTGATGCCGGCCTGATTGTGTTGGGCGATCAAGGGTACTCGCTGACATTGTTAGGCGTAGAGCTTCAGGGGGCATTTGCTCCGCTATATCAGTTTGCGGGTCGATGGGCCGATGCATTGAAGCAGGACGCCCCCTAGTCGTCCGCTGCTCCCCATACTGCTTATGGAAAAGGGGACTGGAAAAGGGGACAGATTTATTTATAAAGCAGACCGGCCGCTTCTGGCTGCTCGCCACTGGCAACTTCGGGGCGATCGCTGCCAGTTGGTGGACAAGCAAAGCGTTGTCCACCCTACAGTCCCGGATTCCACCATTGAAATGTCCAGGCTACCTTGCTACCGCTACCGTTGCGAGGGCAGCACCCGCTACAGCACGGGGCATGCCTACAACATGGCGGGCCTAGGATCGAACTGCTACGCGGACACCATCGATATCGCCCCGTCCTGCCCGCCCGAGCAGGTTGTCGCCGAGGCCACGGCGTTCGTGGTGTGCCAGTAGCCCCGCGACGGGCTGGGGCTCAGGCGCTGTGCTGCGGGAGCTTGATCGGCTGGTCGCGTTCGGGTGCGTCTTCGGCCTGGTTGTCCGGCGCGTCGTCACCCTCCGCCGGTTCGCCGTCCAGCCATTGCTCGGTGGATTTCTGCGCCTGGTCGATCTGTTTGTTGAGTTCCTTGGCCGTTTCGTTCAGCGCGTTGCGGGCAGCCTGTTCGACTTCCTGCTGGGCTTTCTCGGCGAGTTTCTGGGCGGCGTCTTCGGCGGCTTCGCAGCCGGCCAGCAGGGCCAGAGCGGCGACGCAGGCGACCCGCAGCGAGCGAGCGGTGAGCGGGGAAAAGGACATGGTGACTTGCTCCATAGAGATGGCACGGCGTGGCCGTGACGAACAGGGGGCCGATGGTACGGTTTGGACAACAGGTGAGACATCTAGGGTGGAAAACCCGCGAAGCGGTTTCCCACCGAGAGAGATCCAGGCTTCCTCGCTGCTGTATCAGTTAGCAGGAAGGGGGCGCTTGCGGCGTCAGCGTGCAGGCTGGTCAGACGGCGTTCCGGCCTCGGGCTTGAGCGCCAGTTCGCCGCGCTCGCGGACCCAGAACAGCGTGGCGCCAGCCACCGCCGCCGGCATCACCAGGACGTTGACCACCGGCACCAGCAGCGCCAGGTAGGTGACGCCGCCGAAGCCGAGGCTCTGCCAGCGTTTCTCGCGCAGCCAGGCGAGCATCTCGTTCCAGCCGAGCTTGTGGTTGTCGGCGGGATAGTCGATGTACTGGATGGCCATCATCCACACGCCGAACAGCAGCCACAGCGGCGCGGCGATCAGGTTGACCCCGGGGATCAGCGAGAGGATGAACAGGCCCACGGCGCGCGGCAGGAAGTAGCCGAGTTTGCGTGCCTCGCGGCCGAGGGTGCGCGGCACCATGGCCAGCAGTTCGCCCCAGCGGAAGGGCGGGAAGTCGTCCTGGCCGCGCACCACCACTTCCACCTTTTCGGCGAGAAAACCGTTGAGCGGGGCGGCGATGATGTTGGCCAGCATGGTGAAGCTGAAGAACACCATCAGCAGCACCAGGGCGACGAACAGCGGCCACAGCAGGTAGTCGAGAAAGCCCAGCCAGTCCGGCAGGCTGGGCATCAGGGCGTCGACCCAGCCGCTGAACTGGCGCACGGCAAAGCCGACCAGGGCGGCGAACAGCAGCAGGTTGAGGGTCAACGGCAGCAGCACGAACAGGCGCAGGCCGGGGCTGAGGACCAGCTTCAGGCCTTCGCGCAGGTATTGCGGGCCGCTCAGCGCAGGGGCAGGCATAGGGTTCTCCCATGGATAAATTCGCGCCGACCTTACCGGCTTTACCCTATGGCGCCTAGCGCTAGGGCTGATAGACGCAGGCCCGGTTGCGCTGCTGCTTGGCCTGGTACATGGCGCTGTCGGCGGCCTTGGTCAAGGCTTCCGGGCTGTCGGCGTGCTCGGGGTAGAGGGCGATGCCGATACTCAGGGTTACAAAATCGATCTGCACCCCGCTCAGTTCGATCGGCGTCGCCAGGGCGCCGAGCAGGCGCTCGGCGAGCTTGCTGGCGGCTGCGCGCGAGGTGGCGGGCAGCAGCATGATGAATTCGTCGCCGCCGACCCGGAAGAAACGGTCGGGCTGGCGCAGGGTCTGGCGCAGGCGCGCGCCGATGGCGATCAGCAGGGCGTCGCCGGCATCGTGGCCATAACGGTCGTTGACTTCCTTGAAGCGGTCGAGGTCGATGAACAGCAGCGCCAGCGGATTGTGCGTGCGCTGGGCGGCATCCAGAGCGGCCTTCAACTGTTCGTCGAAGGCCTTGCGGTTGCCCAGCCCGGTCAGCGGGTCACGGTAGGCCATGTCGAGCAGCTGGTTCTGGTAGGCCACCTGATCGCTGATGTCGCGCAGGATGCCGCGGTAGCCGGCGAAGCGACCTTGGCTGTCGCGGACAAAGGCGAAGCTGGTTTCGAAGTAGCCGAGGCTGCCGTCCTGGCGCTTGAGTGGCGCGGCGAAGATGGTTGCACCTTGCTCGCTGAGGGCCTTGAGCAGGTGCGTCTGCGCGCGTTCGACCTCGGCGGCGCTGAGTATGTCGCGGAACGAATGGCCGAGCAGCTGTTCATCCGGATAGCCAAGCAGCGCTTGTACGGCGCGGTTGATGCGAATGATCCGGCCGTGCTCGTCGAGCTCGAAATAGCCGTCGTGGATGGTGTCGAGAATCGCCCGGTCGCGCGCCTCGCTCTGCTCCAGGCGTTCGAGCATGCGGTTGAGCTCGCCGCTCAGTTGCCCGAGTTCGTCATCGCCGTGGTCACTCAGGCGCGGCAACGAGGCCGCGCCGCCGATCCGCGCGATTTCCGCGTGCAGGCGCTGCACGCGGCTCAGCACCCAGCGCTCCAGGCCCAGGTAGATCAGCAGCAGCGCCACCAGCGCGGCGGTGACGGCGAGCAGGAGGAAGAAGTGGATCGCCTGCCGGCCTTGCTGGTACAGCGTGCGCGGCTGGCTGATCTGCATGCGCAGTTCCGGCTCGCCGCGCAAGTTGTGGAACTGCAGTTCGATCCGCTGTTGCTGCGGCCCCAGGAGCCGGCGCGGGCTGATCTGGATCAGCTGCAGGAAGGCACTTCTATCGCGCAGCGGGGCTTGCCAATGCTCGCCGGGGTGGGGTGCGGGCGGCAGCAGCTGCAAGGTGCCGCCCATCTGGGTCTGCAGCTCGGCGAGGCGCTGGGCATCGAGGAAGAGCCCGGCCAGGACATTGCCGATCGGGGCGGCGCTGCCCTGGTTGTTGCTGATCGGGCTGCTGACCAGAATGAGCGGAATACCCTGGATCAGCAGAATCTGGGCGCTGGTTTGCTCGACGCTGGCATGCTTATCGAGCAGGCCCAGTTGGCGGCTGCGCTCGAGGATGGCCTGGCGCAGGCTTTCCAGGCTAGGCGGATGTTGTGTGCCGAGCGCTGGCAGCTCGGGCAAGTCGGGCGGCACCCACTGCTCGCCGAAGACCCGTCCCTGGTTATCGGCATAGACCATGAAATCGAAGCCGAGGTTGATCAGCGAGTCGGGGTCGAGATTGCGCCGGGCGAACTTCTCGCGGCTCAAGCCTTGGGCGAACTCATAGCTGTCATCCCACCAGGCATAGCTGCGCAGCAGGTCGAGGTTGCGCCTGACGGTGTTGTCGATATTGATGCTCAGGCTCTTCGCCTCATTGACCAGCAGCTGGCCATCCTGGCTGTCGAAGCGGCTGAGCAGCAGGTGCTGCGACAGGCTGTTGACGATCAGCAGGGTCAACAGCACGAGGGGGATGAACAGCCAAAGCAGGCGTGTGCGTAGGGTCATTCGGGGCAACTGCAGGCTGTGCCTGCGATCAGGGTGTTCATCTAGAGTCCCCCTGTTTGCCGTGGCGTCCTTTGATCTATGACAAGGCAGGTGCAGCTAGGCGCCGTCACAATTCAACCCATAGAACTCCGCTCTGCGCAGTATAGACAGGCGGCTGCGGCACTTTGCGCATATAGGGTTTGCCTATGGCGCGGATTGGAAATCGGCACTTCCGCCGCGTCGCCGCCCTGGGTAGTCTTGCCGACAATTCTTCGGACCCTGAGTTCAAGCCTTTCAGGAGTGGTTCATGAGCGTATTGGTTAACAAGCAAGCACCGGATTTCACCGCCGCCGCGGTACTCGGCGACGGTTCGATGGTCGAGGATTTCCAACTCTCGGCGCTGCGCGGCAAATATGTCGTGCTGTTCTTCTGGCCGCTGGACTTCACCTTCGTCTGCCCGTCGGAAATCATCGCTCACCACAACCGTATGGATAAATTCCGTGAGTTGGGTGTGGAAGTGGTTGGCGTGTCGATCGACTCGCAGTTCACCCACTACGCCTGGCGCAACACGCCGGTGGAGCAGGGCGGCATCGGCGCGGTCGAGTTCACCATGGTCGCCGACGTCAAGCATGAGATCACCCGTGCCTACGGCATCGAGCACGATGACGGCGTGGCCCTGCGCGCGACCTTCCTGATCGACCGCGCCGGCGTGGTGCAGCACCAGGTGGTCAACAACTTGCCGCTCGGCCGCGAGGTCGACGAAGTGATCCGCCTGGTCGAGGCCCTGCAATTCACCGAAGCGCACGGCGAAGTCTGCCCGGCCGGCTGGCGCAAGGGCCAGAAAGGCATGAAGGCCGACGCCGCGGGCGTCGCCGCCTACCTGGCCGAGAACGCCAACGCCCTGTGATTCGCCGGCGGGCCAGCGCGGCCCGCCCTTACCCGTTTACGGGGCCACCGCCGTTTACGAGCCTTCCCCAAGTGCTTTGGTAGTCCCTTTTTATTTGTGCCGACGTGCAGTCGGGAGGAGTCAGTCATGTCTGAAGTTCGTCACGCGCGGGTCATCATTCTCGGTTCCGGCCCCGCCGGTTACAGCGCCGCGGTGTATGCCGCGCGGGCCAACTTGAAGCCGCTGCTGATCACCGGCATGCAGGCCGGCGGCCAGCTGACCACCACCACCGAGGTCGACAACTGGCCGGGCGATGTCCACGGCCTGACCGGCCCGGCGCTGATGGAGCGGATGCAGCAGCATGCCGAGCGCTTCGAGACCGAGATCGTCTTCGACCATATCAACGCCGTCGACCTGGCCGGCAAACCCTTCACCCTGGTCGGCGACAGCGGCACTTACAGCTGCGACGCGCTGATCATCGCCACCGGCGCCTGCGCCCGTTACCTCGGCCTGCCCTCGGAAGAGGCGTTCATGGGCAAGGGCGTATCGGCCTGCGCCACCTGCGACGGCTTCTTCTACCGCAACCGCGAGGTGGCGGTGGTCGGTGGCGGCAACACCGCCGTGGAAGAGGCGCTGTACCTGGCCAATATCGCCAGCAAGGTGACCCTGGTGCACCGTCGCGACAGCTTCCGTTCGGAGAAGATCCTCCAGGACAAGCTGATGGCCCGTGTGGCCGAAGGCAAGATCGAGCTCAAGCTGAATGCCGAGGTCGACGAAGTGCTCGGCGACGCCATGGGCGTCACCGGTGTGCGCCTGAAGCAGCGCGACGGCGGCAGCGAGGAGATCAAGGTCGACGGCCTGTTCGTCGCCATCGGCCATACGCCGAACACCGCGCTGTTCGAGGGCCAACTGGCGCTCAAGGACGGCTATCTGGTGGTCAACGGCGGGCGTGACGGCAATGCCACCGCCACCAGCGTGGCCGGCGTGTTCGCCGCCGGCGACGTGGCCGATCATGTCTACCGTCAGGCCATCACCTCCGCCGGCGCCGGCTGCATGGCGGCGCTGGATGTCGAGCGCTATCTCGACGGCCAGTAAGCATCAGCGCCTAACAAAAAGCCCCGCCTAGAGCGGGGCTTTTTGTTGGGCAAGCAGGGCAGTCAAACCCAGATATTCATCACTAGCGTCCATGCACCCAGGCGGTGGTACTGCTTGTGGGCGCTGATCGGCAGCGCGTCCTGGTCGACGCTCAGCTTTGCAGGGTGGGTTAGCCGTGTAGCGGCGTAACCCACCAGCGGTGTCGCCTCGGACACTGGCGTCCCGCAGGGTTGGTGGGTTACGCCTACGGCTAACCCGCCCTACGCAGGCCGCGTAGCTCAGGCCTTGCGCGTGAGCGGCTGGGCCTCGAAGCGCACGCCGCTCATGCCGGTCTCCATCAGCGCGCGGATGTTGCCGTGGTCGCTGTCATCCGGCGTCGCCAGCACGCTGCGATAGTGTTCGCCGAAGGCTTGCAGGGCCTCCTCCAGGCTCAGGCCTTCGAGCAGGGCCAGGCCGAGGGTCTTGCACGAGCCTTCGTTCTGCCCGGCGGCGTTGCTCACCGCGCCGTTGACGAAGGCGCTCGGCTGGTAGTCGTAGTGCGCGGCGATGAACGCCAGGGTGGCGGCGAACAGGTGCTGGTCGCTGTGCAGGCTGGCGCGGAAATCGCTCAAGGCGCTCATGGCTTGCTGCGCTCCTGGTTCTGGGTGGTCTGGTCGAAGGCGGCCTGTTGCTCGGCGCTGGCCTCTTTCTGGTATTTGCTTTTCCACTCGCTGTACGGCATGCCGTAGACCTCTTCGCGCGCCTGTTCGAGGCTGACCTCGATGCCGCTGTTGTCGGCGGCGGCCTTGTACCACTTGGACAGGCAGTTGCGGCAGAAGCCGGCGAGGTTCATCAGGTCGATGTTCTGCACGTCCGAGCGCGCACGCAGGTGCATCACCAGCTGGCGAAACGCCGCGGCTTCCAGTTCGAGTTGCTGTTGTTCGGTCATGCTGGGCCTCCTTAAAGGCAGGTTTGGCGATTATCAGAAAAGAAAGGGTTTAGAGCCTGTTCAAGGTCACTCCGGTGACCGCTTCGTGTCGGCGTAATGGTGGATAAGCAAAGCGTTATCCACCCTACAAAGTCTGAACGTTGGCGTAGGGTGGAAAACTGCGAAGCATTTTCCACCGATGGGCAATGACAGGTGCTGGTCTCACGAGACATTGAACCGGCTCTCAGCGGTGGCCGGCCAGGGTGATCGACACCGACTCGGCGAAGCGCAGGGCGTGCGGCTTGTCGACTTCCACCTCGGCGTAGCGCACCTGCGGGTGTTGCATCACCAGGTCGAGGATCTCCTGGGTCAGGCGTTCGAGCAGGGCGAAGCGGTTGCCTTCGACGTGCTGGATGATCGCCTTGGTGATGGTGCGGTAGTTCAAGGCGTGGTCGATGACATTGTCGCGCACGGCATCCACCGCCGGGTAGAGGATGGTCAGGTTGATCAGCACATCCTGCTTGTTGTTGATCTCCTCTTCCTTGATGCCGATGTAGGTGCGCAGGCGCAGGTCCTTGACCCGAATCCGCGCCATTCCCGGTTCCAGTCGCGCCATAGTCAGTTGCTCCGTCCAATCAGTTTGAGGAATTCGTCGCGGGTGCGGGCCGAGTCGCGGAAGGCGCCGAGCATCACCGAGGTGACCATCGACGAGTTCTGCTTCTCCACCCCGCGCATCATCATGCACATGTGCTGCGCCTCGATCACCACGGCGACGCCGGCGGCGTCGGTGACCTGCTGGATCGCCTCGGCGATCTGCCGGGTCAGGTTCTCCTGGATCTGCAGGCGCCGCGCGTACATGTCGACGATGCGCGCGACCTTCGACAGGCCGAGCACTTTGCCGGTGGGAATATAGGCGACATGGGCCTTGCCGATGAAGGGCAGCAGGTGGTGTTCGCACAGCGAGTAGAGCTCGACGTCCTTGACCATCACCATCTCGTCGTTGTCCGAGGCGAACAGCGCGCCGTTGACGACCTCCTTGAGGTTCTGCGCGTAGCCGTGACACAGGTACTGCATGGCCTTGGCCGCGCGTTGCGGGGTGTCCTGCAGGCCTTCGCGGTCGGGGTTCTCGCCGAGGCCGAGGAGGATCTCGCGGTATTGCCGGTGCAGTTCGGGGTTCATGGCACGGGTCCTTGGCATGGGCGCTTGAGGCCGGTTATTTGAGGTGGCGGCCGCCGTTGACGGTCAGCGTGGTACCGGTGACGTAGGGGTTGTCGAGCAGGTAGCGCAGGCTCTGGTAGATCACCTCGGCACCCGGCTCGATGCCGAGGGCGGACTTGGCCAGGGTCTTGGCGCGGTAGGCGTCGTCGTCGCCCTCGTTGAACAGGATCAGCGCCGGGGCGATGCCGTTGACCTTGATCGCCGGCGCGTACTTGGCCGCGAACGACAGGGTCAGGTTGTCCAGCCCGGCCTTGCTGGCGCAGTAGGCGACGCGGTTGGCGCTGCCCGTGCGCGCCACGTCGTCGCTGAGGTGCACGATGTCGGCGGGCGTCGAGCGTCGCAGCAGCTCGGCGCAGTGCAGGTTGATCAGGTAGGGCGCGAGCATGTGCACGTTGAACAGGCGCTGGAAAGTCGCCGCCTCATCGCCCGGCATATCGACCTGCCACTCGGCGGCGTTGTGGACGATGGCGCGCAGGCTGTCGGTGTGCGCCTTGAGTTCGGCGATGAAGGCGAGGATGCCGGCCTCGCTGGCAAAGTCCGCCTGCAGGCAGATGGCGCCGCGCTCACGCAGGCGCTGCAGGCTGGCGCGTGGGGTGCGGTAGCTGACGATCACCGCGTGGCCGTCATCGAGCAGACGCTCGGCGCAGTGCAGGCCGAGGCGCTGGCTGGCGCCGGTGATCAGGATCGGGGCGGAAAGCTGCATGCACGGCTCGTCGGGGCTGGACAAAGGGCGACCCGGCAGGCCGGGCGGCGGACTGGGTCACGTTACCGCAGTCCGCTGCCGCGCACAAAAGCTGCGGGTTTAGCCCTGTGCCGCTGGCGGGTGCCTTACGCCATGCCCTCGCTCAGCTCATTCAGCTGTGGGTGATGGTCGAGCATGAATTGGCGCAGGCGTTCGTGCTGGCGGGTCTTGCGCAAGCTCAGGCGATAGGCGACCAGCTGTTGCTCGGTCTTGCGGGTGAGGATGCCGCGCAGTTCGATCGGCTCGTCGCCGTGCACCGGCATCCACAGGGTGAAGCGTTTCGGTGGTGCCGGCAGGCCGCGGACTTCGACCAGCAGACCGCTCAGCGACAGGGAGTGCAGCCACAGGCCGCTCGGCAGCCCCTCGGCGTCGAGCAACTCCAGGGGCTCATTGAACGGCAGGCGCCAGGGGCGGTCGGCGGCGGCCTGCTCGACTATGGTCGGCAGGCCCAGCTGCAGATGCAGGGTGTGAAATTCATCCTCCACCAGCAACACCGGGAAGGAGACGCGTTGGCTGTCGATATGGGCCTCGATGGTCACCTGCTCGTGGGCTGCGAGACGGGCCAGCAGCTCTTTGGTCCTCTCGCCGCCATCCACTATCAAGGCAGATGCGGAAGGCAGCGGCGCGTGCGGGCCACTGGGCAGGCTGCGAATGAAGTCCAGCTCCTCCTGAGTCAGGATCGAATCGTCTTGCATCTATCGGGCTCATGCAGATGAGGAAGACAGGGTACGACCGCAAGAAAGCCGATTGGTTGACCCCAGGCAATATTGGCTGCGATTTGGGCCGGCTGGCGCGAAAGTCCACTCGATGGCCGAGCGCTGCCGCCCCACCTCTCGGGGGAGCGCGGCGGCGTCCAGGCGTCTTATCCATCAGGGTAGTTGATTCGAGTGTGCCGGCGCGCGGCGATCGATAAATACTTGGGAACCGGTTGTCATCTTTGCGGGATTTGCCGGGAACGGGCGCACTTTGCGAGCTGCCGGCTGTCGTCCAGGCGCTCGTTCCGTGCGCTCCAGGGCAGGGCGGCGGGCAGCGCAGGCTGCTCTTGCGGCATAATGTTCGGCCTTGTCATCTTGCTTCGGGAGCTGTTCATGAAAGTCGCCATCCTCTCCGGTTCGGTCTATGGCACCGCCGAGGAAGTTGCCCGCCACGCCGAACGCGTGCTCAAGGCCGCCGGTTTCGACGCCTGGCACAACCCGCGGGCGAGCCTCGACGAACTGCTGGCCTTCGCCCCCGAGGCCTTCCTGGCGGTGACCTCGACCACCGGCATGGGCGAGCTGCCGGACAATCTGCAGCCGCTGTACCACGCCATCCGCGATCGCTTTCCGGCCTGGAGCGGCTTGCCCGGTGGGGTGATCGGCCTGGGCGATTCCAGCTATGGCGATACCTACTGCGGCGGCGGCGAGCTGGTGCGCGAGCTGTTCGCCGAGCTGGGCATCCGCGAGGTGCAGGCGATGCTGCGCCTGGACGCCAGCGAGACGGTCACCCCGGAAACCGACGCCGAGCCCTGGCTGGCCGACTTCGCCAGGGCGCTCCACGGCTGATGGAGCCGCGCGCCGCCGAACTGATCCGCGAGCTGGGGCTGCTCGCGCACCCGGAGGGCGGCTATTACCGGCGCCTGTTCGAGTCCGCACAGCGCTTGGCCGATGGCCGGCGCTGCAGCAGCGCGATCGTCTTCCTGCTGCCGGCCGGGGTGAATGGTCGCTGGCATCGAGTGGATGCCGACGAGCTCTGGCACTTCTATGAAGGCGCGCCGCTGGAGCTGCTGATCGCCGACACGCCGGACCTGGTGCGCAGCGAGCGGCTCGGCCTGGTCGCCCCTGAGCAGTTGCCGCAGCGTGCGGTGCCGGCCAACGCCTGGCAGGCGGCGCGCAGCCTCGGCGAGTACACGCTGGTCGGCTGCACGGTGGCGCCGGAGTTCCAGTTTTCCACCTTCCAACTGCTCGCCGAGGATGCCGAGGCGCAGCGCCAGTGGCCGCGGCTGGTCGGCGAGTACGCCGATTTCCTCTAAAAGGGCGGGTGAACCCACTGCTTCCGGGGCGGCTGTGATCGATGGGTAGCGCTGCCCTCAACCCATCCTACGCGGGCTCTTCTAGCAGCGAGCTCTCCTTGATCAGCTCCAGCCAGGCCTGTGCCGCGCGTGATAGGTAGGCGCCGCTGCGCCAGATGAAGGCGATGTCCCAGCGCAGGTCCGGCTCGCGCAGGCGCAGGCAGGCGACGCCGGGGCGCAGCAGGCCGCGCGCCACCACGCGCGGCAGCAGCACCGTGCCTTGGCCGGCGGCGACCAGTGCGGCGAGGAAGTCGGCCTGGCCGCTGCGGCCGGCCTCGCGCGGGGTGAAGCCGGCCTGCCGGCAGGCCTGCAGCAGACGGTCGTTGAGGATGAAGCTCTGTTGGTAGAGCAGGAACGGCGTGTCGGCCAGTTGCGCCAGGGCGATGTCGGCCAGTCCGGCCAGCGGATGGGCGCTGGGCAGCAG is drawn from Pseudomonas cavernae and contains these coding sequences:
- the folX gene encoding dihydroneopterin triphosphate 2'-epimerase; translation: MARLEPGMARIRVKDLRLRTYIGIKEEEINNKQDVLINLTILYPAVDAVRDNVIDHALNYRTITKAIIQHVEGNRFALLERLTQEILDLVMQHPQVRYAEVEVDKPHALRFAESVSITLAGHR
- a CDS encoding cupin domain-containing protein, translating into MEPRAAELIRELGLLAHPEGGYYRRLFESAQRLADGRRCSSAIVFLLPAGVNGRWHRVDADELWHFYEGAPLELLIADTPDLVRSERLGLVAPEQLPQRAVPANAWQAARSLGEYTLVGCTVAPEFQFSTFQLLAEDAEAQRQWPRLVGEYADFL
- the folM gene encoding dihydromonapterin reductase, which produces MQLSAPILITGASQRLGLHCAERLLDDGHAVIVSYRTPRASLQRLRERGAICLQADFASEAGILAFIAELKAHTDSLRAIVHNAAEWQVDMPGDEAATFQRLFNVHMLAPYLINLHCAELLRRSTPADIVHLSDDVARTGSANRVAYCASKAGLDNLTLSFAAKYAPAIKVNGIAPALILFNEGDDDAYRAKTLAKSALGIEPGAEVIYQSLRYLLDNPYVTGTTLTVNGGRHLK
- the folE gene encoding GTP cyclohydrolase I FolE, with product MNPELHRQYREILLGLGENPDREGLQDTPQRAAKAMQYLCHGYAQNLKEVVNGALFASDNDEMVMVKDVELYSLCEHHLLPFIGKAHVAYIPTGKVLGLSKVARIVDMYARRLQIQENLTRQIAEAIQQVTDAAGVAVVIEAQHMCMMMRGVEKQNSSMVTSVMLGAFRDSARTRDEFLKLIGRSN
- a CDS encoding flavodoxin, which codes for MKVAILSGSVYGTAEEVARHAERVLKAAGFDAWHNPRASLDELLAFAPEAFLAVTSTTGMGELPDNLQPLYHAIRDRFPAWSGLPGGVIGLGDSSYGDTYCGGGELVRELFAELGIREVQAMLRLDASETVTPETDAEPWLADFARALHG
- a CDS encoding DUF1244 domain-containing protein, yielding MTEQQQLELEAAAFRQLVMHLRARSDVQNIDLMNLAGFCRNCLSKWYKAAADNSGIEVSLEQAREEVYGMPYSEWKSKYQKEASAEQQAAFDQTTQNQERSKP